One part of the Alistipes onderdonkii genome encodes these proteins:
- a CDS encoding DUF4425 family protein: MRKYLYLSAVCVCMALCFVGCSKDDDEPGGKGAMYEVTIEQSGDFRSFIKSVVVVANGTRLKDGATGESLASPLILSDEELAVEKVTLTTTGKAIEFAVSGSVVDGEDGVVNEPMQWVVTVYKNGKEIEKKSLSFRDGKEIGMDDLNLYYN, encoded by the coding sequence TGTTTCGTCGGTTGCAGCAAGGACGACGACGAACCGGGAGGAAAAGGGGCGATGTATGAGGTAACGATCGAGCAGTCGGGAGATTTCCGCAGCTTCATTAAGTCGGTCGTGGTAGTCGCCAACGGTACGCGGTTGAAAGACGGGGCGACGGGGGAAAGCCTCGCAAGCCCGTTGATTCTAAGCGATGAAGAACTGGCCGTCGAAAAGGTGACGTTAACCACGACGGGAAAGGCGATCGAGTTCGCCGTTTCCGGTAGTGTCGTGGACGGGGAGGACGGTGTCGTGAACGAGCCGATGCAGTGGGTTGTGACCGTTTACAAGAACGGAAAGGAGATCGAGAAAAAGAGCCTTTCTTTCCGGGACGGGAAGGAGATCGGTATGGATGATCTTAATCTGTATTATAATTGA
- a CDS encoding LuxR C-terminal-related transcriptional regulator, producing the protein MIFSTKAASFLSSIKTQTYDKKEREMIITYQQKRVFHLSLLMLVLCAPIYIYSVPFPNEQFYYINSVLFLFIIMCTLAYFKKRVNLTTTFSIILIAIHIEIFIEIIYCSICSGYEYSYQRALIMSNITISLLFTMLSICAYMSNISILLSSLTIASYTICTLITDEPFLYSYLPLIIIIYTMIPLLGRSLHSNISSLLKSSNLLKEEEEMLLKRLQMKKEELFAFAELLSENNPEEKTSSLLNIIGEQSKENLFTALAAYQKKEKSKLDTIRRIYPNLSPSELNICRLILQDKTVSQICELLHRSSGNITSQRANIRAKLGLKKSDNLKEALQERMRLYEEEHHRQEEFSAMR; encoded by the coding sequence ATGATATTCAGCACAAAAGCCGCCTCTTTTCTAAGTTCAATAAAAACTCAAACTTACGACAAAAAAGAAAGAGAAATGATAATAACGTATCAACAAAAACGAGTCTTTCATCTATCCCTGCTCATGCTGGTCTTATGCGCACCCATATACATATATTCAGTTCCATTTCCCAATGAACAGTTTTATTATATTAACAGCGTATTATTCCTGTTTATCATTATGTGCACTCTCGCTTATTTTAAAAAGAGAGTAAATCTGACCACGACCTTTTCCATTATACTGATAGCCATACATATCGAGATTTTTATCGAAATAATTTATTGCTCAATATGTAGCGGATATGAATATAGTTATCAAAGAGCATTGATAATGAGTAACATTACTATCTCTCTCTTATTTACCATGCTTTCCATCTGTGCCTATATGAGTAATATCTCCATCCTATTGTCCTCCCTTACCATAGCTTCCTATACAATCTGCACACTTATCACCGACGAACCGTTCCTATACAGTTATCTGCCTTTGATCATCATCATATACACCATGATCCCCTTATTAGGAAGATCCTTACACAGTAATATCAGCAGCTTGCTAAAAAGTAGCAACTTGCTAAAAGAGGAAGAGGAAATGCTTTTGAAACGTCTCCAAATGAAAAAGGAAGAACTATTCGCGTTCGCCGAGTTGTTAAGCGAGAATAACCCGGAAGAAAAGACAAGCTCCCTGTTAAACATAATAGGGGAACAATCCAAAGAAAATCTTTTTACAGCCCTTGCCGCATACCAGAAAAAGGAAAAAAGTAAACTTGATACAATCAGGAGAATATATCCCAATTTATCCCCGTCCGAATTAAACATCTGCCGTTTAATACTGCAAGACAAGACCGTCAGCCAAATATGCGAATTATTACATCGGAGTAGCGGAAACATAACCAGCCAACGAGCGAACATACGTGCCAAACTCGGACTGAAAAAAAGCGACAATTTAAAAGAAGCATTACAAGAACGCATGAGGCTGTATGAAGAAGAACACCACCGGCAAGAGGAGTTTTCAGCCATGCGTTAG
- a CDS encoding DUF3575 domain-containing protein, translating to MERFAKICSALNDSVRLIRKIQIIGGASPEGGGLLNGRLSEKRAEVLWRYISPYIKIPVLERDFHFSGSDWNGLITMVRADVNVPEREDVLRLLEKIVRLENQDSPYLGGELKRLKGGRPYSYLYKFHFPKLRSSMVKICYDSDPINPVRDTVYIHTRDTLCIRDTVTVIAPVKKRPFCMAVKTNLLYDAVLIPDIGVEFCLGKNWSVAGNWMYAWWKSDRKHNYWRIYGGDVELRRWFGRRAVEKPFSGHHVGLYGQIVTYDFELGGKGYLGDKWSYGGGVAYGYSLPVGHRFNVDFTLGIGYLGGSYKEYIPLDGHYVWQTTKNRRWFGPTKAGISLVWLIGRGNYNEKKGGRQ from the coding sequence ATGGAGCGGTTTGCTAAAATCTGTTCCGCATTGAACGACTCCGTCCGTCTTATCAGGAAAATTCAAATAATAGGAGGAGCTTCCCCGGAAGGAGGGGGGCTGTTGAATGGAAGGCTGTCTGAAAAACGAGCAGAGGTTTTGTGGCGGTATATATCACCTTATATAAAGATTCCGGTATTGGAGAGGGATTTTCATTTTTCGGGAAGCGACTGGAACGGACTTATAACGATGGTGAGAGCGGATGTGAATGTTCCGGAGAGGGAGGATGTCCTTCGTTTGTTGGAGAAGATCGTCCGTTTGGAAAACCAGGACAGCCCTTATTTGGGGGGAGAACTGAAAAGACTGAAAGGGGGGAGGCCATACTCATATTTGTATAAATTCCATTTTCCGAAACTTCGTTCGTCGATGGTGAAAATATGCTATGATAGTGATCCGATAAATCCCGTCAGAGATACGGTATATATACATACACGTGATACGTTGTGCATCCGTGATACCGTTACCGTCATAGCTCCGGTAAAGAAACGGCCGTTTTGCATGGCGGTGAAAACAAACTTGCTTTATGACGCTGTTTTGATACCTGACATCGGGGTTGAGTTCTGTTTGGGGAAGAACTGGTCTGTGGCCGGGAATTGGATGTATGCCTGGTGGAAAAGTGATCGGAAGCATAATTATTGGCGTATCTATGGGGGAGATGTGGAGTTGCGCCGCTGGTTCGGTCGGAGAGCGGTGGAAAAACCGTTTTCCGGGCATCATGTCGGATTGTACGGGCAGATCGTCACCTATGATTTCGAATTGGGTGGGAAAGGTTACTTGGGGGATAAATGGAGTTACGGGGGAGGCGTGGCTTACGGCTACTCGTTACCTGTGGGACATCGGTTCAATGTGGATTTCACGTTGGGAATCGGCTACCTTGGAGGATCGTACAAGGAGTACATCCCTTTGGACGGTCACTATGTATGGCAGACCACTAAAAACCGCCGCTGGTTCGGCCCGACCAAGGCGGGTATCTCTTTGGTGTGGTTGATCGGCCGTGGCAACTACAACGAGAAGAAAGGAGGCAGGCAGTGA
- a CDS encoding DUF5119 domain-containing protein, which translates to MIRIRFCLVFIFLWIGLTACEHKDLCYDHPHFAKVRVVFDWTKISNHDKPEGMRVVFYPTDDESNTWIFDFPGGEDGEVELPENDYRVICFNYDTDGMVWKENGSYTLFTADTRDVQSPDNRTMAVTPPWLCGDHIDRVILKDIPGGSAEIVRLTPVNMVCHYTYEVNGLRGLDRVADLRAALSGMSGSLNMSGDSLPAGLSESLLFDGMVSRNQIIGGFYTFGHSALEGEPNVFRLYLKNRSGSMSVLEQDVSDQVHDVPVAGHVGDVHLVLNFDYEVPSEPGSDGAGFDVDVDDWDDVNMDIVL; encoded by the coding sequence GTGATACGGATACGCTTTTGTCTGGTGTTCATATTTTTATGGATAGGACTGACGGCTTGTGAGCATAAGGATTTATGTTACGATCATCCGCACTTTGCCAAGGTGCGGGTAGTATTCGACTGGACCAAGATTTCCAATCATGACAAGCCTGAAGGCATGAGGGTCGTATTTTATCCGACCGACGATGAAAGCAACACGTGGATATTTGATTTCCCCGGAGGAGAGGATGGGGAAGTGGAGCTCCCCGAGAATGATTACCGGGTAATTTGCTTCAACTACGATACCGACGGGATGGTTTGGAAAGAAAACGGCAGTTACACGCTTTTTACTGCCGATACGCGTGATGTTCAGTCGCCGGATAACCGGACAATGGCTGTCACCCCACCCTGGCTGTGTGGCGACCATATAGACAGAGTTATCCTCAAGGACATTCCGGGAGGAAGCGCGGAGATAGTACGGCTAACTCCCGTAAACATGGTATGTCACTACACGTATGAGGTGAACGGTCTTCGGGGACTGGATAGGGTGGCGGATTTGCGGGCCGCTCTTTCCGGCATGTCCGGCTCGCTTAACATGTCCGGCGACAGTTTGCCCGCCGGTCTTTCGGAGAGCCTGCTCTTTGATGGAATGGTTTCACGGAATCAGATTATAGGCGGATTCTATACGTTTGGACATTCCGCACTTGAAGGAGAGCCCAATGTTTTCCGGCTGTATCTCAAGAACCGTTCCGGCAGCATGTCTGTATTGGAACAGGACGTGAGCGACCAAGTGCATGATGTCCCGGTAGCGGGGCATGTCGGTGATGTGCATCTGGTGTTGAATTTTGATTATGAGGTACCATCCGAGCCGGGAAGTGACGGTGCGGGATTTGATGTGGACGTTGATGATTGGGATGATGTGAATATGGATATAGTGTTGTAA
- a CDS encoding fimbrillin family protein, which yields MKKSTVMLWAIFGALLMGCSDEEIANVETSSRNAIGFNVLSNAAETRAIPTTPDNLTSTDFDVFAFTTDGTAFMGKVDTDFGHDGVKIVYKNGKWDYDDANDLRYWPTEALDFYAFNPGTVSEDMIVFYSWEATKDVQKISYTCMDEYGSGTTHANYDVMYAMAKGQTKDMNNGIVKFNFKHILSQVVFKAKTQYDNMQVDIDVIKIHNFKFAGAFTLPAAADGTGSWSSSDLAFPHAFTVVKNANITVNSNTEATDITTNTPMLNIPQELTAWKVSETATKSKLEADNAKQCYLEIACKIRQSGAYLLGSASEYKTIYVPFGDTWEQGKRHIYTLIFGGGYDDQGEAVLNPIQFDAETTGWVDADKDVNVQP from the coding sequence ATGAAAAAAAGTACAGTAATGCTTTGGGCAATCTTTGGAGCTCTACTCATGGGTTGCTCAGACGAGGAGATTGCGAATGTGGAAACCTCCTCACGGAATGCGATTGGTTTTAACGTGTTAAGTAATGCGGCGGAAACGAGGGCTATCCCTACTACCCCCGACAACTTGACGAGCACCGATTTCGACGTGTTCGCTTTTACGACGGATGGTACTGCCTTCATGGGAAAGGTAGACACGGATTTTGGACATGACGGAGTGAAGATCGTGTACAAAAATGGTAAGTGGGATTATGACGATGCGAACGACCTTCGTTATTGGCCTACCGAGGCTTTGGACTTTTACGCGTTCAATCCCGGAACGGTTAGTGAAGACATGATAGTGTTTTATAGTTGGGAAGCCACCAAGGATGTCCAAAAGATAAGTTATACCTGCATGGATGAGTATGGAAGCGGTACTACTCATGCAAACTACGACGTGATGTATGCCATGGCCAAAGGCCAGACAAAAGACATGAACAACGGAATAGTGAAATTTAATTTCAAACATATTCTGTCACAGGTCGTATTCAAAGCAAAGACCCAATACGATAACATGCAGGTGGACATCGACGTGATCAAGATTCATAATTTCAAATTTGCCGGCGCCTTCACATTGCCTGCGGCAGCCGATGGAACGGGAAGTTGGAGTTCGTCTGATTTAGCATTTCCACACGCATTTACCGTAGTGAAAAACGCAAACATCACGGTCAATAGCAATACCGAAGCTACCGATATTACCACAAATACTCCTATGCTGAATATACCACAGGAGCTGACTGCTTGGAAAGTTTCCGAAACAGCCACCAAAAGCAAGTTGGAGGCCGATAATGCGAAGCAATGTTATCTGGAGATCGCCTGCAAAATCCGGCAGTCCGGAGCTTATCTGTTGGGTTCAGCAAGCGAATACAAAACAATTTATGTTCCGTTCGGAGATACATGGGAACAGGGCAAGCGTCATATCTACACGTTGATTTTCGGTGGTGGTTATGATGATCAGGGAGAGGCTGTGTTGAATCCGATCCAGTTTGATGCAGAGACAACAGGCTGGGTTGATGCAGATAAAGACGTAAACGTCCAACCTTAA
- a CDS encoding plasmid mobilization protein, giving the protein MTKDMNEMKKKRGRPALGRTRKLTKGVTVKFSPVSYEALRFRARKSGRSLAVYIREVALAATVTARHTPEENALLRSLAGMANNLNQLTKLSHQTGFYRTRLLIDGLLGKLKRIMVYLLGMLSDSPFKF; this is encoded by the coding sequence ATGACAAAGGATATGAATGAGATGAAGAAAAAACGCGGCCGTCCGGCACTGGGCAGGACGCGGAAGCTGACCAAGGGAGTGACAGTGAAGTTCTCCCCCGTCAGCTACGAGGCTCTCAGATTCAGGGCAAGGAAGTCCGGCCGGAGTCTGGCGGTCTATATCAGGGAGGTGGCACTGGCGGCCACCGTTACGGCAAGGCATACGCCTGAAGAGAATGCGCTGCTGCGCAGCCTGGCGGGAATGGCGAACAATCTGAACCAACTGACAAAGCTCTCGCACCAGACAGGCTTTTACAGGACAAGGCTGCTGATAGACGGGCTGCTGGGAAAGCTGAAGCGGATCATGGTCTATCTTCTCGGTATGTTGAGCGACAGTCCTTTCAAGTTCTGA
- a CDS encoding DUF3408 domain-containing protein gives MKEGKEDMPLVGKTMAEGHTHRMAVLCEKLGSTLREILDGTCPQPAKPEKAPKRPALEKYRETYLIPPKIKGPKAVFISEETRSALDMIVLRLGCRGMSVSGLLENLARRHLETYRQDIERWRKL, from the coding sequence ATGAAAGAAGGAAAAGAAGACATGCCCCTTGTGGGAAAAACGATGGCGGAAGGACATACGCACCGTATGGCCGTCCTGTGTGAGAAGTTGGGAAGTACCCTCAGGGAGATACTTGACGGAACCTGCCCACAGCCGGCAAAGCCGGAGAAGGCACCGAAGCGCCCGGCTTTGGAAAAGTATCGGGAAACTTATCTCATTCCCCCTAAAATCAAGGGACCTAAAGCCGTGTTCATCAGTGAGGAAACTCGTAGTGCCCTGGACATGATCGTCCTGAGACTGGGCTGCCGGGGAATGAGCGTATCCGGGCTGCTGGAGAATCTGGCAAGACGGCATCTTGAAACCTACCGGCAAGACATCGAACGCTGGAGGAAACTTTAG
- a CDS encoding helix-turn-helix domain-containing protein, giving the protein MEIVNIEARTFEAMLSAFRTFADRLDTLCRLYGDIEEKKWLDNQEVCLLLKVSPRTLQTLRDNGTLAYTQICHKTYYKPGDVESIIRIVEERRKRAESMGRSI; this is encoded by the coding sequence ATGGAAATAGTGAACATTGAGGCAAGAACCTTCGAGGCGATGCTCTCGGCCTTCCGGACGTTCGCGGACCGGCTGGACACCCTCTGCCGGCTGTACGGCGACATAGAGGAGAAGAAATGGCTGGACAACCAGGAGGTGTGCCTGCTGCTGAAGGTCAGCCCGAGAACCCTGCAGACCCTCCGTGACAACGGCACGCTGGCATACACACAGATCTGTCACAAGACTTATTACAAGCCCGGGGACGTGGAAAGTATCATCCGGATAGTGGAGGAGCGCCGCAAGCGGGCTGAAAGTATGGGAAGGTCGATCTGA
- a CDS encoding helix-turn-helix domain-containing protein has translation MMNTDNRLLTRESSEHIREFFSTVERLSVSMERLFAGRSPAMAGENFYTDRELAEKLKVSRRSLQQYRDSGLLAFTRLGGKILYRSSDIEKLLDGCYREARTRPEEL, from the coding sequence ATGATGAATACCGATAACCGTCTGCTCACCCGTGAGAGCAGCGAGCATATAAGAGAGTTCTTCTCTACCGTCGAGCGTCTCTCCGTTTCCATGGAGCGTCTCTTTGCCGGCAGGTCACCGGCGATGGCGGGCGAGAACTTCTATACGGACCGCGAACTGGCTGAAAAGCTGAAAGTGAGCCGCCGCAGCCTGCAACAGTACCGGGACAGCGGTCTGCTTGCCTTCACCCGGCTAGGCGGCAAGATACTGTACCGTTCTTCCGACATCGAGAAGCTGCTTGACGGCTGCTACAGGGAGGCGAGAACCAGACCGGAGGAACTTTAG
- a CDS encoding sigma-70 family RNA polymerase sigma factor — protein sequence MADKSAEKERLFNEWFTKSYDRLRGTLRRYGMLDEDNFHDTYLFVRRQVLVPGKDITDYDAYFIGCYKKAALVKIKRENRYAHPEDDFFLRCGEEAKFLSEDDLNGCERLVKDILRFVRQKFSYEEYRMFMLRFYEAQFSFKALAECMGISASAISQKVCRIVDAVRTHSGFAWRSRMLAVESFMY from the coding sequence ATGGCAGACAAGAGCGCAGAAAAGGAAAGACTGTTCAACGAGTGGTTCACAAAATCCTATGACAGGTTGAGAGGGACGTTACGCCGGTACGGAATGCTGGACGAGGACAATTTCCATGACACCTACCTTTTCGTAAGAAGGCAGGTGCTGGTTCCCGGAAAGGACATAACGGACTATGACGCGTATTTCATCGGATGCTACAAAAAGGCGGCCCTGGTAAAGATTAAAAGGGAGAACCGGTATGCACACCCTGAAGATGATTTCTTCCTCCGATGTGGCGAGGAGGCAAAATTCCTTTCCGAGGACGACCTGAACGGGTGCGAGAGGCTGGTTAAGGACATACTGCGTTTCGTAAGGCAGAAGTTCTCCTACGAGGAATACCGGATGTTCATGCTCAGGTTCTATGAGGCGCAGTTCTCGTTCAAGGCACTGGCGGAATGCATGGGTATCTCGGCATCGGCCATATCGCAGAAAGTATGCAGGATAGTGGACGCGGTACGTACCCACAGCGGTTTCGCATGGAGAAGCCGGATGCTGGCGGTGGAAAGCTTCATGTATTGA
- a CDS encoding site-specific integrase, with product MKTSMSRSTFKILFYVKKGSERANGYLPLMCRLTVDGEIKQFSCKLDVPPKLWDVKTARATGKSVEAQKINAAVDRIRVDVNRRYQELMQSDGYVTAARLRDVYLGLGVKRETLLKLFEQHNEEFIKKVGHSRVQGTYNRYRTIYKHLCEFVPKVYRRDDIPLKELNLTFINNFEYFLRTEKKCRTNTVWGYMIGLKHIISIARNSGALPFNPFAGYINSFESVDRGYLTESEIQTLMEVPVKSGTCELVRDLFIFSVFTGLAYADVKALTTDRLQTFFDGNLWIITRRRKTNTESNIRLLDVPRRIIEKYKGLSKDDHVFPVPSSSRCNVILKELGRQCGFKIRLTYHVARHTNATTVLLSHGVPIETVSRLLGHTDLKTTQIYARITNQKISSDMEVLSHKLEKMEKEICDAI from the coding sequence ATGAAAACGAGTATGAGCAGATCGACTTTCAAAATCCTCTTCTACGTGAAGAAGGGCAGCGAGAGAGCCAACGGCTATCTCCCCCTGATGTGCCGTCTTACGGTGGACGGCGAAATCAAGCAGTTCAGCTGCAAGCTGGACGTACCCCCGAAACTTTGGGACGTGAAAACGGCACGTGCCACCGGCAAGAGCGTCGAGGCACAGAAAATCAATGCGGCGGTTGACCGGATACGTGTGGACGTGAACCGTCGTTACCAGGAACTGATGCAGTCCGACGGCTATGTCACTGCTGCCAGGCTGAGGGATGTCTACCTCGGACTGGGCGTGAAACGGGAGACTTTGCTGAAACTCTTCGAACAGCACAACGAGGAGTTCATCAAGAAAGTGGGACACAGCCGCGTACAGGGGACATACAACCGCTACCGTACCATATACAAGCACCTGTGCGAGTTCGTCCCGAAAGTGTACCGACGTGACGACATCCCCCTGAAGGAACTCAACCTGACCTTCATCAACAACTTCGAGTATTTTCTGCGTACGGAGAAGAAATGCCGCACCAATACCGTATGGGGTTACATGATCGGGCTCAAGCACATCATCTCCATCGCCCGCAACAGCGGTGCACTTCCCTTCAATCCCTTCGCCGGGTACATCAACTCCTTCGAGAGCGTTGACCGGGGCTACCTGACGGAGAGTGAGATACAGACGCTGATGGAGGTCCCGGTGAAAAGCGGGACCTGCGAACTGGTACGTGACCTCTTCATCTTCTCGGTGTTTACCGGACTGGCATACGCAGACGTGAAGGCGCTGACGACTGACCGGCTCCAGACCTTCTTCGACGGCAACCTCTGGATCATCACCCGCCGGCGGAAGACGAACACCGAGTCCAACATCCGCCTGCTGGACGTTCCCAGGCGCATCATAGAGAAGTACAAGGGGCTGTCCAAGGACGATCATGTATTTCCGGTACCGAGCAGCAGCAGATGCAACGTCATATTGAAGGAACTTGGTAGGCAGTGCGGTTTCAAGATACGGCTGACCTACCATGTTGCCCGGCATACGAACGCCACCACCGTGCTGCTCTCGCACGGTGTGCCCATCGAGACCGTAAGCCGTCTTTTGGGTCATACGGATTTGAAAACCACCCAGATATATGCCCGGATAACCAACCAGAAGATCAGCAGCGACATGGAAGTCCTGTCCCATAAGCTGGAAAAGATGGAGAAGGAGATATGCGATGCCATCTGA
- a CDS encoding AbiH family protein: MMNRIILIGNGFDLAHGLPTSYADFIRGYNITLKLGLLEGEYERYDGLCSVNISDPEDRKTLEQFRWMLQDNTFRFIRNLGEITPAEQYDHFVSDHLIYESKFFETINKAVESKKWVDIEGEYYSLLKKVFKDKSCKYGDPIQLNEELELIKGALTGYLKSVQKHYIKSELRNPDIEQIIHEPFNFRDVAVSAQKQFLEYIVNKWAEKNRIESTGEETKADESFAAIASNLVTNWENEGLKSKFIEEIKNGNGAVCDEFAYPERTLLLNFNYTKTADLYLPANSDIPVNHIHGELDNEQNPVIFGYGDELDEDYKTISNLNDNSYLTNIKSIRYLETDNYRQLLQFIDTGPYQIYIMGHSCGNSDRTLLNTLFEHKNCVSIKPYYYEWTDEEGGHSDNYIEIIQNISRNFNSMQLMRDRIVNKRKRKRQG; the protein is encoded by the coding sequence ATGATGAATCGGATCATATTAATCGGTAACGGCTTCGATCTGGCGCACGGACTGCCGACGAGTTATGCGGATTTTATTCGTGGATACAATATCACTTTGAAATTAGGATTGCTGGAGGGTGAATATGAGCGATATGATGGTCTATGTTCTGTCAATATTTCTGATCCGGAGGATAGGAAAACCCTGGAACAGTTTCGCTGGATGTTGCAAGATAATACGTTTCGGTTTATACGAAATTTGGGAGAAATAACACCAGCAGAACAATATGATCATTTCGTCAGTGATCATTTAATTTATGAAAGTAAGTTCTTCGAAACAATAAATAAAGCCGTCGAATCAAAAAAATGGGTAGATATCGAGGGAGAATACTATTCACTGCTCAAAAAAGTTTTCAAGGACAAGTCTTGTAAGTATGGAGATCCCATTCAACTCAATGAAGAACTGGAATTGATAAAGGGGGCTTTGACGGGCTATCTAAAATCTGTTCAAAAGCATTATATCAAATCAGAGTTAAGGAATCCGGATATTGAACAAATTATTCATGAGCCATTTAACTTTCGTGATGTCGCCGTGAGTGCTCAAAAGCAATTTCTGGAATATATCGTGAACAAGTGGGCCGAGAAAAACAGGATTGAATCGACAGGCGAAGAAACCAAGGCGGATGAGAGTTTCGCTGCAATAGCATCAAACCTCGTAACAAACTGGGAAAATGAAGGGCTGAAGTCCAAATTCATTGAAGAAATTAAAAACGGCAATGGTGCAGTTTGCGACGAATTTGCATATCCGGAGAGAACCCTATTATTGAACTTCAACTATACGAAGACTGCCGACTTATATCTTCCAGCAAATTCAGACATTCCCGTAAATCATATTCACGGAGAATTGGATAATGAGCAGAATCCTGTTATTTTCGGTTATGGGGACGAACTGGACGAGGATTATAAGACTATTTCGAATCTGAATGATAATAGCTACCTAACCAATATCAAATCTATCCGTTATCTGGAAACGGACAATTACCGTCAATTACTTCAGTTTATTGACACCGGTCCCTATCAGATCTATATCATGGGGCATTCGTGCGGCAATTCGGACCGCACATTGCTCAATACTTTATTCGAGCATAAAAATTGTGTATCGATAAAACCTTATTATTACGAATGGACTGACGAAGAAGGAGGTCATAGCGATAATTATATCGAGATCATCCAGAATATTTCGCGTAATTTCAACTCCATGCAGTTGATGCGCGACCGTATCGTAAATAAACGTAAAAGAAAAAGGCAAGGTTAA
- a CDS encoding DUF2958 domain-containing protein: MKLLTKEIISKFEKHPFHSQDGKGMDAEVLVKYFNPCGTGTWLITEAEREGDDWRLFGYCHIYEWEWGYLMLSELASLRLPFGLTIERDIYTARKYVRDFLPQDE; this comes from the coding sequence ATGAAACTGCTCACGAAAGAAATTATCTCGAAATTCGAGAAACACCCTTTCCACTCACAGGATGGAAAAGGAATGGATGCCGAAGTCCTCGTCAAATATTTCAACCCCTGCGGTACGGGGACATGGCTCATTACCGAAGCCGAACGTGAAGGCGACGACTGGCGCCTGTTCGGTTATTGCCATATCTACGAATGGGAGTGGGGCTACCTAATGCTCTCCGAGCTGGCATCTCTTCGTCTGCCGTTCGGACTTACCATCGAACGCGACATTTACACGGCCAGGAAATACGTCCGGGATTTTCTGCCGCAGGATGAATGA
- a CDS encoding helix-turn-helix domain-containing protein, with protein MPEEIITRDSAAFKELYRDIVKAIRAVDILIDTHRPTIGNELYLTSEEICSIFSISKRSLQNYRDNRQIPYTTLGGKILYPQSSLYKLLEQHYMKAQR; from the coding sequence ATGCCCGAAGAGATCATCACCCGCGACAGCGCCGCGTTCAAGGAACTGTACCGCGACATCGTCAAAGCCATCCGGGCTGTCGATATTCTGATCGACACGCACCGCCCGACCATCGGAAATGAACTGTACCTGACCAGTGAGGAGATTTGCAGCATCTTCAGCATCTCGAAACGCTCCTTGCAGAATTACCGGGACAACCGCCAAATCCCTTATACTACTCTTGGTGGAAAGATTCTTTATCCACAGTCCTCGCTTTATAAACTGCTGGAACAGCATTATATGAAAGCGCAGCGCTGA
- a CDS encoding helix-turn-helix domain-containing protein, whose translation MDCVLMETSAYKELQAHLQRLLERVSALHSLSAQPTTVRWLTAEEVCKALSITKRALQYYRSAGIIPYTALGNKVLFRDDDIRHLLEKNLIKSL comes from the coding sequence ATGGATTGCGTCCTTATGGAAACGAGCGCCTATAAAGAGTTGCAGGCGCACCTTCAACGTCTTCTGGAGCGAGTGTCTGCGCTCCATTCCCTCTCCGCCCAACCGACAACTGTCCGGTGGCTTACGGCCGAGGAGGTCTGCAAGGCCTTGAGCATCACCAAGCGGGCCTTGCAATACTACCGCTCCGCCGGCATTATCCCTTATACAGCATTAGGGAATAAAGTACTGTTCCGGGACGACGACATCCGGCATCTCCTGGAAAAGAATCTGATAAAAAGCCTGTAG